From a single Longimicrobiaceae bacterium genomic region:
- a CDS encoding AMP-binding protein, with the protein MQRNQTTPRDTALELLASLRAHDYWTERMQLLAAEDGRERFLAHVARAVPYYQRLFGSGQPPSSDDFPLTGRAERVLGRAEFRAEPPEGAPPLLPRTTSGTTGTPLTVLLDQPTFFHINDAIYGEYADIHRVRDALRPGEVGITLVTNKPHQLRTEVPVISLHGASFRRLVVGRSAEEDAAAVSELRAAPPPMLYGKPTYLLDLAEVEERLDGTPRIRPLTLITAGENLFPDDRRRLEEWFGCAVLDSYASTEGGLVASECPHRCGLHLRGDRVELEVLGDDGRLAREGTGELVLTNKLNWGMPFVHYRTGDCGTLREAACACGYSGPSLVEFPGREARWFRTPREERFDPRRLEPLFTALPVRGFQVVQRGDARFLVRFVAAGPAAEIDLPLRESLRRQLGEVELELEAVPRLVGPGGKCRRFAVEAP; encoded by the coding sequence ATGCAGAGGAACCAGACCACTCCCCGCGACACCGCGCTGGAGCTTCTCGCATCGTTGCGCGCCCACGACTACTGGACGGAGCGGATGCAGCTGCTCGCCGCGGAGGACGGCCGCGAGCGGTTCCTCGCGCACGTCGCCCGCGCCGTCCCGTATTACCAACGCCTTTTCGGGTCCGGCCAGCCCCCCTCCAGCGACGACTTCCCCCTGACTGGGCGCGCCGAGCGGGTGCTGGGCCGCGCGGAGTTCCGCGCCGAGCCGCCGGAGGGGGCGCCCCCCCTGCTCCCGCGCACCACCAGCGGGACCACGGGCACCCCGCTCACCGTGCTCCTCGACCAACCTACCTTCTTTCACATCAACGACGCGATCTACGGGGAGTACGCGGACATCCACCGCGTCCGCGACGCCCTGCGCCCCGGCGAGGTGGGGATCACGCTGGTCACCAACAAGCCGCATCAGCTGCGGACGGAGGTCCCGGTCATCTCACTGCATGGCGCCTCGTTCCGGCGGCTGGTGGTCGGCCGTAGCGCTGAAGAGGACGCCGCCGCGGTGAGCGAGCTCCGGGCCGCGCCGCCCCCAATGCTCTACGGAAAGCCCACCTACCTCCTAGATCTGGCGGAGGTGGAGGAGCGCCTGGACGGCACTCCGCGGATCCGCCCGCTCACTCTCATCACCGCCGGCGAGAACCTGTTCCCGGACGACCGCCGCCGCCTGGAGGAGTGGTTCGGGTGCGCGGTGCTCGACTCGTACGCCTCGACCGAAGGCGGGCTGGTGGCGTCGGAGTGCCCGCACCGCTGTGGGCTGCACCTCCGCGGGGACCGGGTGGAGCTGGAGGTGCTAGGGGACGACGGGCGCCTCGCGCGCGAGGGGACCGGCGAGCTTGTGCTCACTAACAAGCTGAACTGGGGGATGCCCTTCGTGCACTACCGCACCGGGGACTGCGGCACGCTCCGGGAGGCGGCCTGCGCGTGCGGTTACTCAGGGCCGTCGCTCGTGGAGTTCCCCGGGCGCGAGGCGCGCTGGTTCCGGACGCCGCGGGAGGAGCGATTCGATCCGCGACGCCTGGAGCCGCTCTTCACCGCGCTTCCGGTCCGCGGGTTCCAGGTCGTCCAGCGGGGCGACGCGCGCTTCCTGGTCCGGTTCGTGGCCGCGGGCCCCGCCGCGGAAATCGACCTCCCTCTGCGCGAGTCGCTCCGCCGCCAGCTGGGAGAGGTGGAGCTGGAGCTGGAGGCTGTCCCACGCCTCGTCGGCCCGGGCGGCAAGTGCCGCCGTTTCGCGGTCGAGGCCCCCTAG